The candidate division KSB1 bacterium genome segment ATTTCAGCCTGATCACTTCTCAGTAAGACAAAATAAAAATATTATTTCCGATTCGCGTAAGAATCATTGTGTAGCCACACCCTGCAAAAACCTCCATAAATCCAGTATATGAATCATGGAGAGATTTTACAGTCTGAAAACAGCAGCCGATAAGTTAGACATTTCGATACGGACGTTACGCAGAATTATCGAAAACGAAGATATTGAAGTCTATTAGGTCGGTAACAGACTCAGGCTGTCAGAGTCTCAATTAAAATCCATGATCAAGCCGCAAAAGTCGGCTAAGACCATCGTGGATGAAATATTGAATGCATAAATCCATGGAGGGTGTATGGCTACGATACGGAAGGTAAAGGGAAGAAAAAAAGAAACATACGAACTTGATTACTATAATCAGAATGGAAAACGCGTTCGGAAGATGCTTTACGTTGACGAGAAGACTGCTGAACGCATTCGGAAAGAAATGGAACTTCGCGTTGAAAGGATTAAACTTGGTATTGAGAAATCACCAATGGAATCACCCTATTTCAAATTATTCATTCCCGAATACTTAAAATACAAGGAAGGTGTTGTATCATATGGAACTGTAAAACGAGAAAAATTCACTCTTCATAGATTCCTGAAGTTTTTGGGTAATAAGCGGCTTTCAGAAATTTCGATTAAGACTATTGATGACTATTCCGTTCAAATGCGAAAAGAATTAAGTGAAGCAACCGTCGGAATTGAATTACGTCATTTAAAGGCAGCACTTAATACAGCCAAACGATGGGAATACATTGCAAAAAACCCTCTTGTAGGATATAAAATTCCTGATGGCGCACCGCAGCATATTAGAGTATTATCTAAAGATGAGATATCAAAATTATTCTCAGTTGTCGATGATACTGAAATGGAAGATGTTTTGCGTATCTATCTCTCAACCGGAGCAAGACGTGCCGAACTTCTTAAGCCTAAGTTTAGATGGGACAACGTCGATTTTAAAAATAATAGGATTAGATTGCAGACCTTGGGCGATAAGTGAGCCATCAACAATTAAGCTGGTTGCTAATTGGAACTTAACCGTGACGCCAGATTCTATATTCAGAGTAATACCGTTTTGGACTGTAATAGAATTCTGAACAATATAAGGACTTCCAGCTATCCAGCCATGAGATGAATCAACAAAACAAACATCATCAAAATGCAGTGTGTAACCAGTTGATACCTTATTCCAGGTTAATCCCCCATCCATGGTTTTTAAAACCAACCCCTCATCACCAACTATCCAACCAATTAATCTATCTAAAAAAATAAGATCTCGTAATTTAAATGAAACCCCACTTTCTTGCGTTATCCAAGTTTGACCACCATCACTGGTCTTTTTTATGAGTCCGCCTCTGCCAATTCCCCACCCGACCTCATTGTCGACAAAGTGAAGTTTAAGAATTTCAAATGGTAAATCCGAAATTTGTTTAAACCACGAAGCCCCCCCATCTGTGGTCTTTGCAATAAATAAATCTTTATTAGATGGAAAATTCGTACCAGCAACCCAACCGGTTTCTGCATCGACAAAATCAACAGTATTTAACCGATCAATGCCAGGAGCGAAAATGTTTACTGTTTTATTTTCCCAATTCCGGCCACCATCGATACTATGATTTAAACTTGACCATATTTCTTGCTGATTAATAAAAAAAGCGGATTTGTACCTCTTGGTGGATACCATTTCCCAATTTGTCCCACCATCTGTTGTTTTGTAAATTCCACGGTTCATCCAATCGTCGGCCAACACAATGCATGTATCAGGACTAAACGGGTATACAATACCCGTCATGGCACTTGGCGTTTCTAACCAGCTTAAGCCGCCATCTTCTGTTCGCATTACTCTTACCAACTGGTAATCTGAATTTTCTAAACCGCTCGCCCAACCATACGTTGTATCCACTAAACTGAATTTGGTATATGCGGCAAGTGTGGAGTCACGTGTCCAGGATTGACCTCCATCAAGTGTTTTGAAGGCAAAACTTTGCCATCCCCCTATCCAGCCTCGATTGGCATCCCTGAAAGAGAGTTTAAGGTCGTATTCCCTATCATGGATGGATTGATCTTGTGCTTGCTCGGTCCAGGTATCACCACCGTCACTGGTATACCACAAATTAGAATTTCCAATAACCCAGCCAATTTTAGAATCAATAAATTGTATGTCGTGTCCTCTGTATGGAGAATCTTGAAATACTTGTTGCCAGGTGAGCCCGCCATCTTTCGTTCTATAAATACCATATTTCCTGTCGTTGAACTGATGGCTTCCGAGGCCAAAACCAGTATTTTCACTAACGAAATATATATTTGCAAATATTACATCTGTTGGAATACGTTCCCAGGATTCACCACCATTGGTTGTTTTGTAAATATTGGCAGACCTCGGTATGAAAAATCCAGTCAACTTGTTTACAAAAAGTATTTGATTGATACCATCCCCCTGCGGTTTGGGATTGAGCCATTCCCAAACTTGACTTAAACCAGGTGAAACAGAACATAATATAGTTGCAAAAAATATTGACGAGCTTAATAGTAGTTTTATCAATTTACTTTTCCAAATTCTCCTTTTTCATTAAATCGAAAAATATACTTTAAGTTTCCCGATTGAAAAACAATTAAGGTACAGAGTATCTTTTATTATTTTTATTACTAATTAATTACGTTAATGTCCATCAGGAAAACCCTGAAAAATGGGTTCGAAAACCCTTAACCTGGCATCAGGAAATGGATGATTATATTAGCTATTTCCCCTGAACTATTGTAAAAGGAATGCCTATTGCGCAAAATAATTAGCCATGAACTGTTAAACCAATCACACGTTGAACTTGCAATTTACCCATCGTCTTTTCCCCAAAGTCCTGTTCAAATATCTCAGTGGTAAATTTATTCATAGCCTATTCATTCACATCTTAGTACTTGCTTCCAGTAAGAAAAGCAAATATATTCAATAAATTTAAATGATCATTTATCAAAATAACAGGAAATAAAATTGGCTCGCCTGCACGAATATCAAGGGAAAGAATTACTAAAACAACACAAAATCTCTACTCCCCATGGCAGATTGGCAAACAGTATAGATGAGGTCGAAGAGATACTCACTGAAATAGGATTTCCCGCAGTTTTAAAGGCCCAGGTATGGTCTACAAAACGGGCGAAAATGGGAGGAATTCAATTTGCTGATACTTTGGAAAGTGCGTTAGAAAGTGCAGAAAAACTGTTCAAATTAAAGGTGAGTCATTTCCAGGTTGATTCTGTTCTCGTCGAAGAGAAATTGGACATTCTATCTGAGTATTATTGCGGCCTTATTATCGATGATTCAAAAAAACAACCGGTGATGATCTTCAGCAGCGTGGGGGGTAGCGGGATCGAAGAAATTGCACAAGAACATCCTGACAAAGTCAGCTCTATAGGTATCGATCCGGCTGAAGGATTTCGCAATCATCATGCTCGTAATTTGGTTCGCAAAACTGGTATATCCGGAAAACTGCAATCCCAACTTGCAGATATTCTAACCAAGTTGTACATAGTTGCGAAGAAATATGAGGCCAGATCAGCCGAAATTAATCCTATCGTCTTAACCAAAGATAACCGGCTGATGGCTGTCGATTGTCGCATTACTGTCGATGATTATGCAGTTTTTCGCCATCCGGAATTAGGCATCGAGATTGCCCGGGAGTTTGACCGTCCGCCTTCCAAACTAGATCATATTGCTTATGATGTTGAAAAAAACGACTATCGCGGCACATTTTATTTTATTCAATTGGAGCGAGAATTTGAAAAAAGTCAAAGGTATATAGGATTCCATGGCGCAGGTGGTGGTGGATCGATGATGTCAATGGATGCGGTACTAAAGTGCGGTTTTAAGATCGCAAATTTTACCGACACCAGCGGTAACCCACCCGCTTCGAAGGTCTATCGGGCTGCAAAAATTATCTTAGCTCAAAAAAATATCATAGCCTATTTTGGCTCCGGATCAGGCGTGGCCAGTCAGGAGCAATTTCACTCCGCCCGTGGATTGGTAAAAGCTTTTCGGGAAGAAAATTTAGCCATTCCAACCGTCATCCGTTTAGGAGGCAACCAGGAAGACCTGGCCGTTGAAATTCTGGAAAATTATACACAAGATCTGCCGGCGCCCGTGGAAGGTTACAAGAAAGATGATTCAGCTGATTTCTGCGCTGAAAGGTTGAAGACGCTTGTGGATGAATTTGATTATTCTAAAGACAGCCGAAAGAAATCAACAGTAAAAAGAGATTTTTCGGAACCCTATCGTTTTGAAACGTTAACGGGTGAGATTACTTACGACCATGCATTATGTATGAATTGTGATTCAAAAGCATGTATTACCGCGTGCGGACCGCAAATTTTGAAATTAGAAAACAACAAACCTGTTTTAGCAATTACTACTGAGGAAGCAAAAAAAGGGAAGTGTACCGAATGCCTTGCATGCGAAATTGAATGTGAATTTCATGGTAATAAAGGTGCATATATTTCACTTCCGATTAAAGGACTTGATGGAGCTTAATAGGAATATCCACTGGATATCAATGAGATGGCAATATTAATAGATCAAACTAACAAGGTTATTGTGCAGGGGATTACGGGCCGCGAAGGCATGGCTCGTACCGAGCTGATGATGGGATATGGCACACAAGTTATTGCCGGTGTGACTCCCGGAAAAGGAGGAATGGAGGTTCTGGGAGTGGCAGTTTATGATACTGTCGATGAATGTGTGGAGAAATTCGGACAGGTTGATATCAGCGTCATTTTTGTTCCAGCTCCCCTGGTGAAAGATGCGGCTATTGAAGCTTTTGATGCCGGCATTAAATTTATTGTCATTGTTCCGGATCGGGTACCAATTTGGGATGTCCTGGAAATCGCGAGTAAAGCCAAACAAACGGGGGGAAGATTTGTTGGCCCCAATACCCTGGGTTTATTAAGTCCAGGGAAAGCAGTGCTTGGGATGATTGGAGGACGCGCAGAGTCAGCCAGGAAATGGTTCAAACAGGGGTCTGTTGGCATTTCATCTCGCAGCGGAGGAATCACCTCATCCATAGCCTATTATTTAAGCCAGGCCGGGGTTGGACTTAGCACGATCGTCCATGTAGGTGGTGATGCCATTGTTGGCACTCCTCATCCTGATGTCATGCAGCTATTTGAAGAGGACCCGGAAACTGAAGCTGTAGTACTGTTTGGTGAAATAGGTACATCTCAAGAGGAGCAAGTTGCCGATCTCATCGAGGCTGGTAAATTTACAAAGCCTTTGGTCGCTTTTATTGGCGGCAAAGCCGCAAAAGAGGGCACGCGTTTTTCGCACGCTGGTGCAATTATTGAAGGTGGCCGGGGTACGTATGAAGGAAAAGTACGCAGGCTTCGAGAAGTGGGTGTAACCATAGTAGAATCTTTCAATGATATCCCCGAAGCAACAACTGAAGTCTTACGAAAAATCCATTCAAACTAAATAAGATAGAGAAATGCGATGGAAGAAAATAAGTGGCAGACAAAAATAACGAAGATTGAACCGAATCGGATTCAGATTCGTGGTTACTCGGTTGATGAATTAATGGGAAAGGTTTCATTTTCCCAGGCTATTTACCTGGTCATCAAAGGAGATTTACCCTCAAAAGAAATAGGCCAGCTTATGGATGCCATATTGGTTTCCTCAATCGATCATGGTGTTACACCGCCTTCAACGATAGCAGCTTTAACTGCTGCTTCAACCGGGGCATCGCTAAATGCTGCATTGGCTGCGGGTATTTTATCCATCAACAAACATCATGGCGGCGCTGTGGAAGGCTGCATGAAGTTTTTATATGAAATCAAAAGCTGCCTGACTGACAAGGGACTCAACACAGAATCAGCTACCATTGAGATCATCACAAGTTATCGGGAAAATAAAAAGAGAATTCCAGGTTTTGGGCATCGATTGCATACGGAAGATCCACGCAGTGTGGCGCTTTTTAATTTATCAGACTCCTTGCATTTGTCCGGGCAATTTGTTAAAATTGCACGTTGTGCTGAAGTAAGTCTACCGGAAATTGTTAATCGGAAACTACCTTTAAATGTGGATGGTGCAATTGCGGCGCTATTATGCGAGCTTGAATTTCCAATAGAGTTGGCAAACGCCTTTTTTATTATGGCACGAGTACCTGGTTTAATATCACATATCTATGAAGAGCAGTCCCAACAAAGACCCATGAGACATATCAATTCAAAAGAAAGTGAATATAGCGGGCCGGAAAACTTAAAAATATAGCAACTGTTCAGACTGTCAAACAGGCGGAACAGTTGCAACAGAAAATTCTTATTCCAATATGAGGTTAACATGTCAGAAAACATCCTTGCAATGATTCCGGAATTTAATGAAATACGTGATCCGCAACTTCGAGAAAAATCCATTGCCGTGTGGCAAGAAGCCATGGAATATCGCAATTGGACCACTGAGGAAATAACTTCCATTCCATTTACATTACTGGTGGATAATGTAAAAATTACGTATTTAGAGCATGTCCGAACAGTCTGCAAAATGTGTATTGCTTGTGATAAAATCCTGACCGAAGCTTATGCAGAGCGGAAAACTCCTGTAAATCGTGACTATTTAATTGCCGGCGCACTGTTAGCGGATGTGGGGAAATTATATGAATATGAAAAAAAAGATGGAAAAGTCGTCAAAAGTCATCATGGAAAATATTTAAGACATCCATTTACCGGGGTGGCTTTGGGGTTCAAGCATGGCTTACCGGAAGAGGTTTTACACCTTGCTGCGGTTCATTCCAAAGAAGGGGAGGACTTTAAAAGATCGCCGGAGGCCATCATTTTACACCATGCTGATTTTATTGATTTTGAATTAGTTAAGTGATTGATTTAGATTAGACTATCAGAGTTGAAATGAACCTATAAATACGGAGCCATTGAAAAACGATGTATAAAATTGCAGTTCTTCCCGGAGACGGTGTCGGCAAAGAGGTAATGGAGGCGGCATTACTTGTTTTAAATAAAATGAATTTCGAAGCAGAATATAAATATGGAGATATTGGCTGGAAGTTTTGGTGCAAAGAAGGGTGTCCATTACCGGACCGGACTATTCAATTGCTAAAAGAGACGGACGTCTGTTTGTTTGGAGCCA includes the following:
- a CDS encoding citryl-CoA lyase, whose translation is MEENKWQTKITKIEPNRIQIRGYSVDELMGKVSFSQAIYLVIKGDLPSKEIGQLMDAILVSSIDHGVTPPSTIAALTAASTGASLNAALAAGILSINKHHGGAVEGCMKFLYEIKSCLTDKGLNTESATIEIITSYRENKKRIPGFGHRLHTEDPRSVALFNLSDSLHLSGQFVKIARCAEVSLPEIVNRKLPLNVDGAIAALLCELEFPIELANAFFIMARVPGLISHIYEEQSQQRPMRHINSKESEYSGPENLKI
- a CDS encoding HD domain-containing protein, giving the protein MSENILAMIPEFNEIRDPQLREKSIAVWQEAMEYRNWTTEEITSIPFTLLVDNVKITYLEHVRTVCKMCIACDKILTEAYAERKTPVNRDYLIAGALLADVGKLYEYEKKDGKVVKSHHGKYLRHPFTGVALGFKHGLPEEVLHLAAVHSKEGEDFKRSPEAIILHHADFIDFELVK
- a CDS encoding phage integrase SAM-like domain-containing protein, whose product is MATIRKVKGRKKETYELDYYNQNGKRVRKMLYVDEKTAERIRKEMELRVERIKLGIEKSPMESPYFKLFIPEYLKYKEGVVSYGTVKREKFTLHRFLKFLGNKRLSEISIKTIDDYSVQMRKELSEATVGIELRHLKAALNTAKRWEYIAKNPLVGYKIPDGAPQHIRVLSKDEISKLFSVVDDTEMEDVLRIYLSTGARRAELLKPKFRWDNVDFKNNRIRLQTLGDK
- a CDS encoding acetate--CoA ligase family protein — encoded protein: MARLHEYQGKELLKQHKISTPHGRLANSIDEVEEILTEIGFPAVLKAQVWSTKRAKMGGIQFADTLESALESAEKLFKLKVSHFQVDSVLVEEKLDILSEYYCGLIIDDSKKQPVMIFSSVGGSGIEEIAQEHPDKVSSIGIDPAEGFRNHHARNLVRKTGISGKLQSQLADILTKLYIVAKKYEARSAEINPIVLTKDNRLMAVDCRITVDDYAVFRHPELGIEIAREFDRPPSKLDHIAYDVEKNDYRGTFYFIQLEREFEKSQRYIGFHGAGGGGSMMSMDAVLKCGFKIANFTDTSGNPPASKVYRAAKIILAQKNIIAYFGSGSGVASQEQFHSARGLVKAFREENLAIPTVIRLGGNQEDLAVEILENYTQDLPAPVEGYKKDDSADFCAERLKTLVDEFDYSKDSRKKSTVKRDFSEPYRFETLTGEITYDHALCMNCDSKACITACGPQILKLENNKPVLAITTEEAKKGKCTECLACEIECEFHGNKGAYISLPIKGLDGA
- a CDS encoding CoA-binding protein, whose protein sequence is MAILIDQTNKVIVQGITGREGMARTELMMGYGTQVIAGVTPGKGGMEVLGVAVYDTVDECVEKFGQVDISVIFVPAPLVKDAAIEAFDAGIKFIVIVPDRVPIWDVLEIASKAKQTGGRFVGPNTLGLLSPGKAVLGMIGGRAESARKWFKQGSVGISSRSGGITSSIAYYLSQAGVGLSTIVHVGGDAIVGTPHPDVMQLFEEDPETEAVVLFGEIGTSQEEQVADLIEAGKFTKPLVAFIGGKAAKEGTRFSHAGAIIEGGRGTYEGKVRRLREVGVTIVESFNDIPEATTEVLRKIHSN